CCGGCCTGCCGGTGTCCGAAGCCTCCGGCTCCATGGTGGTCGACATCGGCGGCGGCACCACCGAAGTGGGCGTGATCTCCCTGGGCGGCATGGTCTACAAGGGCAGCGTGCGGGTCGGCGGCGACAAGTTCGACGAGGCCATCATCAGCTACATCCGCCGCAATTACGGCATGCTGATCGGCGAGCCCACTGCCGAAGCGATCAAGAAGAACATCGGCTCGGCCTTCCCGGGCAGCGAAGTGCGGGAAATCGAGGTCAAGGGCCGCAACCTGTCTGAGGGCGTGCCGCGCTCGTTCACGATCTCCAGCAACGAAGTGCTGGAGGCGCTCACGGACCCGCTGAACAACATCGTTTCCGCCGTGAAGAACGCGCTGGAAAGCACGCCGCCGGAACTGGGCGCCGACATCGCCGACCGCGGCATGATGCTGACCGGCGGCGGCGCGCTGCTGCGCGACCTCGACCGTCTGCTGGCCGAAGAGACGGGCCTGCCGGTGCTGGTGGCCGAAGACCCGCTCACCTGCGTGGTGCGCGGCTGCGGCATCGCGCTGGAGCGCATGGACCGCCTGGGCTCGATCTTCACCAACGAGTGAGATTTGTTGTTCCCTCTCCCTTTTGAAAGAGGGTCGGGGTGAGGGCATACTTGGCGTGCCCCTCGCCCCAGCCCTACTCCCTAATGGGTGAGGGGGCTTGAATTCCATGCCACTCGGCACGCTCGACCGGACCCCGCCGCCCTTCTTCAAGCAAGGGCCCTCTGCGCTGTCCAAGCTGATGGTTTTCTCCGCCATCGCCCTGTTCCTGATGGTGGCCGACACGCGTTTCCGGGTGTCGCAGCCGCTGCGCGCCGGCGTGGCCACCGTGCTGTATCCGCTGCAGTGGCTGGCCCTGCGCCCGGTGCTGGCGGTGCGCTACGGGGCCGAGTACTTCGAGACGCTTCGCAGCGCGCAGGCCAGCGAGGCCCAGGCCCGCCAGAAGCTCGCCCAGCAGTCGCTGCGCGCCAACCAGGTCGATGAGCTCGCGCTGGAGAACGAGCGGCTGCGCAAGCTGCTCCAGCTGCGCGAGCGGACCGGCACGGCGGCGATGGCGGCGGAAGTGCTGTATGAGGCCGCCGACCCCTACACCCGCAAGGTGATCATCGACAAGGGCCTGGCCCAGGGCGTGCAGCCGGGCTCGCCGGTGATCGACGAATCGGGCGTGCTCGGCCAGGTGACGCGGGTGCACCCGCTGGTGAGCGAAGTGACGCTGCTGACCGACCGCGGGCATGCGATCCCGGTGCTCAACACCCGCACCGGCGCGCGCAGCGTCGCCTATGGCGATCCCTCGGCGCACGGCGGCTCGCTGGAACTGCGCTTCATGGCGGGCAACGCCGACGTCCAACCGGGCGACCTGCTCACCACCAGCGGCGTCGACGGCGTCTACCCGCCGGGGCTGCCGGTGGCCAAGGTCCAGAAGGTCGAGCGGCGCGCCGATTCGGGCTTCGCCCGCATCGATTGCGTGCCACAGGCGCTGGTGGACGGCGCGCGCCATGTGATGGTGCTGGCCAGCCTGAACCAGAGCGTGCCGGCGCGGCCCGCGCCCGAGGATTCGGCGCCCGGCACCGCCGGGAAGAAGGCGAAGAAGTGATGGCAACGCTCAACAAGCCCCTCGCGGGACCGCCCTCACGGGGGGTCATTCAGTGTCGCCTGGAGGCTCGGCCATGATCATGCGCCCGGGCCAGCCGCTGCTGCTGCCGGCCAACCCGCTGTTCATCTGGGGAAGCCTGTTCGTCGCCCTGATGGTGAACATGCTGCCGCTCGGCCGCACGCCCTGGATGCCCGACCTGCTGGCGCTGGTGCTGGTCTTCTGGAGCGTGCACCAGCCCCTGCGCGTGGGCATCGGCGCGGCCTTCGTGTTCGGCCTGGCAATGGACGTGCACCAGGCGGCGCTGCTCGGGCAGCATGCGCTGGCCTACACAGCGTTGACCTTCTTCGCCATCACCATCCATCGCCGCCTGCTGTGGTTCACCGTGCCCTCGCAGGCGGTGCAGGTGTTCCCGCTGTTCG
Above is a window of Ramlibacter tataouinensis DNA encoding:
- a CDS encoding rod shape-determining protein, translating into MFGAFRRYLSTDLAIDLGTANTLIFARERGIVLDEPSVVAIRHEGGPHGKKVIQAVGHEAKAMLGKVPGNIEAIRPMKDGVIADFIITEQMIKQFIKMVHPRSIMKPSPRIIICVPCGSTQVERRAIKDAAEAAGASTVYLIEEPMAAAIGAGLPVSEASGSMVVDIGGGTTEVGVISLGGMVYKGSVRVGGDKFDEAIISYIRRNYGMLIGEPTAEAIKKNIGSAFPGSEVREIEVKGRNLSEGVPRSFTISSNEVLEALTDPLNNIVSAVKNALESTPPELGADIADRGMMLTGGGALLRDLDRLLAEETGLPVLVAEDPLTCVVRGCGIALERMDRLGSIFTNE
- the mreC gene encoding rod shape-determining protein MreC, with the translated sequence MPLGTLDRTPPPFFKQGPSALSKLMVFSAIALFLMVADTRFRVSQPLRAGVATVLYPLQWLALRPVLAVRYGAEYFETLRSAQASEAQARQKLAQQSLRANQVDELALENERLRKLLQLRERTGTAAMAAEVLYEAADPYTRKVIIDKGLAQGVQPGSPVIDESGVLGQVTRVHPLVSEVTLLTDRGHAIPVLNTRTGARSVAYGDPSAHGGSLELRFMAGNADVQPGDLLTTSGVDGVYPPGLPVAKVQKVERRADSGFARIDCVPQALVDGARHVMVLASLNQSVPARPAPEDSAPGTAGKKAKK
- the mreD gene encoding rod shape-determining protein MreD, whose amino-acid sequence is MIMRPGQPLLLPANPLFIWGSLFVALMVNMLPLGRTPWMPDLLALVLVFWSVHQPLRVGIGAAFVFGLAMDVHQAALLGQHALAYTALTFFAITIHRRLLWFTVPSQAVQVFPLFAAAHLIELAIRMIAGGVFPGWEVVLAPVLEGLLWPVVSVILLAPQRRAPDPDENRPL